AGCTCTATTGAATACATTACACGGAACATTTAATAAACCTCCgaaagatgaagatgaagatgaattcGACGAGTTCCAAAATGCCGAGGCTATTAAAGAAGCATCGTCCATTAATTGGAACACTGAAGCTCAAAAATCAGGAATTGCCTCGTCTCAACAAGGCACTACGCAACAAACTACAAACTATCCACCCGGATTTACCTCATCAATGGTATTAACACCAAATAATACTGGTAAAAATAACAGAATTACTAATAAACCAGCCTCGAATTCTAAAAATTCTGATCTTCTAGAtcttttgtaaatatattttatcgtAAATAGAttactaataaaatttctgaGATGACTATAAGACGATAAGAATGCGCATGAATGTTGAAAGTGAATGAGTACTCTGCATCTAATTAATTGATTGTTACAATGGGATACCCAAAGACATTGAAAGCAGTTTCTAGGAAAGTGACTAATAATATTGTAATTGCATCATGTGGCTTTACTAGAGCTAATACGCTTAATTTTGGAGCTAGAATGGCTTTGTTTaattatgataataatattgtGGTTTGGTCAGCAATTCCTTATGGAGATGAGGTCGTTAAGGCGTTAGAACTATTAACAGGAGATAATGGTGGTGTATTCAATATAACACACTTGGTTATCCCGGATAAAGAACATACCATGGCTGCGAGATCATTCAAATCGAATTATCCTAACATGAAAATTATCGCAATGGAGACAGTGGATTTGGGCAAAGATTGTCCAATTGACTACACAATTACGTCGAAGATAGCTAATCAACTAATTGATAAACGTGCGTTATCTGAAGATATAGGAATCCAAGACTCTGTCattttaaacaattttgaatttgtatATCTCCCAACACATGCAAATAAGGAGCTAGTCATGTTTGATAAGAATTCTAACATTCTATTCGAAGCTGATTTGCTATTCAATTTGGGGGTTCCAGGAACAACCTCAGGGAAGGTCACATTGGAACAATTTTCCACCTCCACTGGTTATCCGAAGAATTTCAAGCCTCATCTGGGTCGTTCATTTTTAACTAGATACCTTCAGCCCAACAGTAAGGTAGGAAATTGGTTAGCTAGATCAGTTACCAAGACTAGTAACCCTGATTCGCAAAAAGGATTGAGAGCTATCTACAATTCATGGGACTTCGAGAAGATTGTAATGTGCCATGGTAACATTATTGAGAAAGATGCTAAAGGTGCATTCAAGAGCGTATTCAGCAGTGCATTGGAATGAACATTATTTTCTCCTTCCCTGACAAGCAGGATATATGCATAGTATATATCAGTATTGTAAAGTACTTTACTAcataattttatattttaaaaaagAAATGTCTAATGTGTAAACTATCatgatgattatttttAGGCGTCACCTCAAAGCGAAATACCCACTCACTTCATGGGTGTGTTATTGCTTATgtgaagaaataatatttggattatttattaCGGTAAGGCATTGAACGTTTTATAAGTTTGTACTAGTCATATTGTACCATCATTCTTCGAGCAACTATTTTTGCGAAAGtcaatatttaatttactGTAAAGCAAGACAATTATGGGGTATCCTCAACCTTTGCAGACGGTTTCACGtcaattgaatgaaaatacaGTCATCACATCATGCGGGTTTTCATGTGTTAGTATATTCAACTTTGGTGCTAGAATGACGTTAATTAAgtatgaagatgaaattatcGTATGGTCACCCATCCCTTATGGAGACGAAGTCATAAAGGCATTACGCTTGTTGACAGGTAATAGCAGCGGTGTTTTTGACATTGCATATCTCATTATTCCAAACAATGAACATAACTTGGCTGCTAAATCGTTTAAGGCTAGCCATCCTAACatgaaaattattgcaCTGGAGGCAGTTGATTTAGGGGTGGAGTGTCCTATTGACTACCGATTTACCAAGGCAATCGGAAACACATTAATTGATCAAAGCGTCTTATCCGAAACAATGGGCATACTGAGCCCAgcaattttgaataatcttgaattcGTCTATTTACTGAATTCTATCAATAAGGAAGTGGTAATGTTCGACAAAAATTCGAAAGTAATGTTTGAAGCTGATATTCTTGTGAACTTAGGTGTTCCTGGCTCAACATCGGGTGAAGGTAAATTAGAACAGTATTCCACACTAACTGGGTATCCAGAAAATTTCTTGCCTCATTTTGGTTTGTCTTTCTTTACTAGGTACCTTCAGCCATATAGTAAGGTTGGAAATTGGTTGGTTAGCCGTGTAGCTAACAGTGCTAATCCGAACACTCAAAACGGGTTGAAAGTAATCTACGATTGGGATTTTGAACAGATTGTTATGTGCCACGgtaatattattgatagGAATGCTAAGCTGGCATTCAAGAACGTTTACCAATCTGTACTTGAGTAAACAATTTTTAGGTCTTCAAGCTTATTTTTTTCTCAATTTTTACTCAAAGTGACTTATATATGAATCGATTATGTAGCCTATTAGGGTTATATGTGTAATAGTTACATTATTTTGTGTATAATTGTTAATATGTGTAGCACCCATCTTCAGCTGCAAAATTTGGTGATAGCCGAGCATGGGAACATTTGGGACTATTCCCACGGCTACTTCAACGGTtaatcatttaattttaataaaaattgttCTTTATAATACAACTAGATAAATACGATTATAATACAGATGACTGTCGATTTGCAAATAGAAGCTAAGCAGGAACTTACTACACACCCTATCTTTCTATCATATTCAGGAAAATATGAGAAACATACTAGAGATAATAATCAACCGTTAATACAAGAGAATATCTGGCCCATACTTACAGGAGAAACGCTTATTGGAACCGGCAAGATCAACTATAGAGGAGATTCTATGTACATGATAGATGATAAGTATCTTGGTtctgaaaatgatattgaagaattaggtCCCcaagataataatagatCGTACACTTTTTTTCACTTGGGCCATAGATTATCCGGTCATGAGAAGATAATACATGGCGGTCTATTGGCTACAATGCTAGATGAATTGACTTGTAGATTAGcctttcaaaataatcattCCGGATCCGGGGTTACAGCTAACTTAAACATTAATTATAGACAACCATGTTTTGTAAACACTTTTGTTTTAATTAAATGTGAGGTGTTACGTAAAGTGGGCAGAAAGTGCGTTGTAAAGGGACATGTCTACAAGGTTGATTTGGACGACGAAAATGTGGAAGTTGAACGGTCTGAGAATTTGTTGACCGAATGTGAATGTTTAGTTATCGAACCTAAATGGgttaaagaattaaaacATGATTAGAACTTAATATCAGTTGTATGCTACGATATTGTATACATCATGTTCTTAttacatatttattatttatttattatttattatctattacttattatttatttttggtgAATCATTTTATCTATAAACTATCTGTACCTTTGACTTTGCTTTGGCCAATCTCCATCTTTGCACTCTTAGCACCAAATTGGATGGctcttttcaattcatcttttACCCAATATAATTCTAAGTATTCGGCTAATTCTCGCAAAATCCATTTTCTAATAGGCTTCATCACTAACTTTTCacctttcttctttgtcttCACCAATTCCCAATCAAAGTAAAGCTTCAAATTGGGTTCAACTTCATTAACgacataattaataaacttTTCATCAAGGTATGGATATCTTAATTCCTTACCCCAGGATGAGATCACCCGATCATCTCTTCCTAAATTTCGCtcatgaataatttttatatcgtaaattaaagaatcaGATAAGTCATTGTATTTGTCAAGTCTTTGCTCATTATAGCCTGGGTCATCTGGCTTAATTAACGAATTGAAAACTGATTCGTGCCGGGAATAACCAGCAAACAATTCATCTGCACCCAAACCAGAGAACAATACCTTTGCATAAGACTTATAACCcttttgaatattcatGTATTTTGATTCATCTAGTTTAAATTCCTCCCACATTACAGTCGGGTCGTTCAAATCTAATTTTAAACCATTATCACACTTACTTGCAAAGTAGAATGCAATTGCTATCGACAAGTCCATTTCAGTGTTACAAGGATACATTAATTTTTCCACCCTTTTTTTATTAACCAACCATTCCTTATAATCGAcgtttatttcaattagccttattgaaaaattatcgTTGTTGAACAACTTGCATAAGTGGAACCAGGACTTCTTACTTAACTGCCTATCTGGAGACTCAGACGCTTTCAAGTTTGTTCTAGGGTTATCGAAACCTACAGTAATTAAGtcaattttggaatttgGAACCTCTTGTAAGTTTTTGCTTATCAAGGCTGCTAAAATTGTGCAATCCAATCCACCTGAAAATAAGATACCAATATTTGCTTCCTTTATATCTGGGTGTAGCGGCTGTATCGTCGATTGTCTTATGTAGCATGCATCATTCAAAGTCTCAAACAATTTAAGTAACTTATCGTCTAAGGGTTTCTCAAAGTTAAACAAACTAGAAACGGGATTAAAGTTCAAATTGTTAGACGAACCATACTTATCCCAGAGAGATTCGTAATAAACagtatttaaaattaaatctttaaagTTAAATACTTTGATTTCATTGCTTTTACACTCTTTAAAACTATTGGAATGACCTGGGGGTAAAGAActgatgataatttcaGAACCACTCTCTAATGAATCaagattatcaatattatagaGCAAAGATCTCCGACCAATGTAGTCCCTACCAAAATATAGCTTTGATTCAAGAAGATCGTATATAGTAAATGCAAATTCCCCGTTTAGGTCGGTTatagttttcaatattccATCGTTTCTGTTGGACGACGAGATATTATAGACAAGACGTTCCATAATAAACTCTGTATCATTTGATTGTAAACATTCCAGGTTGTAAAGTTCACCGTTGAATTGTAGGATTAGattatgattatgattatgAATGGGCTGAGAATAAAACGGTTGTCTCAATGACAAGATTGACGAGAAGAACTGGAAGCTGTTGCTTGAATCTATAAATTGCAAATACAGCAAATAGTCTGGCCCTCTACTGGctatttttatcatcaatgACTCGAAGATGTCCGGAGTTTCAGCATTATATTCGTCTTGTAATTCTGTTCCTATGATCTCATCGATCTTCGCTTGTA
The nucleotide sequence above comes from Debaryomyces hansenii CBS767 chromosome A complete sequence. Encoded proteins:
- a CDS encoding DEHA2D02684p (similar to CA1813|IPF2329 Candida albicans) yields the protein MGYPQPLQTVSRQLNENTVITSCGFSCVSIFNFGARMTLIKYEDEIIVWSPIPYGDEVIKALRLLTGNSSGVFDIAYLIIPNNEHNLAAKSFKASHPNMKIIASEAVDLGVECPIDYRFTKAIGNTLIDQSVLSETMGISSPAILNNLEFVYLSNSINKEVVMFDKNSKVMFEADILVNLGVPGSTSGEGKLEQYSTLTGYPENFLPHFGLSFFTRYLQPYSKVGNWLVSRVANSANPNTQNGLKVIYDWDFEQIVMCHGNIIDRNAKSAFKNVYQSVLE
- a CDS encoding DEHA2D02662p (similar to CA1813|IPF2329 Candida albicans), whose amino-acid sequence is MGYPKTLKAVSRKVTNNIVIASCGFTRANTLNFGARMALFNYDNNIVVWSAIPYGDEVVKALELLTGDNGGVFNITHLVIPDKEHTMAARSFKSNYPNMKIIAMETVDLGKDCPIDYTITSKIANQLIDKRALSEDIGIQDSVILNNFEFVYLPTHANKELVMFDKNSNILFEADLLFNLGVPGTTSGKVTLEQFSTSTGYPKNFKPHSGRSFLTRYLQPNSKVGNWLARSVTKTSNPDSQKGLRAIYNSWDFEKIVMCHGNIIEKDAKGAFKSVFSSALE
- a CDS encoding DEHA2D02706p (similar to CA1280|IPF10828 Candida albicans) → MTVDLQIEAKQELTTHPIFLSYSGKYEKHTRDNNQPLIQENIWPILTGETLIGTGKINYRGDSMYMIDDKYLGSENDIEELGPQDNNRSYTFFHLGHRLSGHEKIIHGGLLATMLDELTCRLAFQNNHSGSGVTANLNINYRQPCFVNTFVLIKCEVLRKVGRKCVVKGHVYKVDLDDENVEVERSENLLTECECLVIEPKWVKELKHD
- a CDS encoding DEHA2D02728p (similar to CA0506|IPF11988 Candida albicans followed by CA0505|IPF11988.3 Candida albicans), encoding MCGILCRVKLGSDINHPAILTPLSTENIFTKWESDDVQYILKNFIDIDLQSDLKLNVSDQNKLANLEELRNLNSQLIKLNNVIKKNDRADAAKTDIQAKIDEIIGTELQDEYNAETPDIFESLMIKIASRGPDYLSYLQFIDSSNSFQFFSSILSLRQPFYSQPIHNHNHNLILQFNGELYNSECLQSNDTEFIMERLVYNISSSNRNDGILKTITDLNGEFAFTIYDLLESKLYFGRDYIGRRSLLYNIDNLDSLESGSEIIISSLPPGHSNSFKECKSNEIKVFNFKDLILNTVYYESLWDKYGSSNNLNFNPVSSLFNFEKPLDDKLLKLFETLNDACYIRQSTIQPLHPDIKEANIGILFSGGLDCTILAALISKNLQEVPNSKIDLITVGFDNPRTNLKASESPDRQLSKKSWFHLCKLFNNDNFSIRLIEINVDYKEWLVNKKRVEKLMYPCNTEMDLSIAIAFYFASKCDNGLKLDLNDPTVMWEEFKLDESKYMNIQKGYKSYAKVLFSGLGADELFAGYSRHESVFNSLIKPDDPGYNEQRLDKYNDLSDSLIYDIKIIHERNLGRDDRVISSWGKELRYPYLDEKFINYVVNEVEPNLKLYFDWELVKTKKKGEKLVMKPIRKWILRELAEYLELYWVKDELKRAIQFGAKSAKMEIGQSKVKGTDSL